The Poriferisphaera corsica DNA segment TGGAGCTCGGTATCTGCAATAATCACGGGTGTTGGTATGTCACCAGCAGCTGGGTTATAGGGTTCAAGCGTGTTTGTATTGGCTAATGCGATGAGTAGTAATCGAGAGTTAGACCATTGTGATGGCAGACGGCCGGAGGAAAGAATTTCAGTAAGTTTAAGATCTATTCCAGACACACCGATAATTTCATCGTTTGCATTGCGGATAGGCAGCGTGGCTGTCATCGTAACTTGGCCGGTGAGCGAGTCGACGATTAAGGGGAACCAACGCACTTCATCTTTAATGGTACCCTCACGTGAGACGGAAGATTTAGAAGAACCAAGGATTGCTTCGTTAATTGTTTCTTGAAACCATGACCGTTTGCGAGCGTCATAGCCTTCAGGGATATATGAGTTGCCGGGAAAATTAAGATGAACGCCGGATTTCAGAGAAATGTATTGCCAAAGGATGATATCGCCTTCGGTTGTGTGTAGTTTTTTGAGTACATCATCAAAATCATCGAGTCGGCTGATCTCCTCATCTACATCAATGGCGGACACGCCGGGAGGAAGATAGATACTGTGTTGTTCGAAATTGAGGGATGGTTCACTTGTGCTGTGAGGTGTCAGCAAAGGCGGGTAATGTTCTAAGCTTGGAGCGTTATTAGATTCAGAGTATTTGAGCGGTAATGGCGCGTTTAAACGGCGTTGCGCTTCCTCGGTTTGAATGTAGAGCAGAAGAGAGACGAGACTGATTTCGCGTTCCATGATACGGGCATACGAATCGACGAGTTGCCGAAGTTCATTTTGAGCGTCTTGAACGAGATTATTGTGCGTGCGTATGGATAATTCTTCACCAAGCTCGCGCAGGAAAATGTGATCTGCAATGCTGAGAAATATCAGCGGAGGCAGCGCGATAAACATCATGAGTAGTAGTAATCGTTCTCGGAACTTCACGTACCAACTACCTAACCAACCAATGCGGGTATTAACGTCCACATAAGTGTATGCTTGTAAGCACGACTAAGTACCAGATCGGGTTATTTTGAATGAGGAATAATGCTTGATGGTGTGTGATTAGGGAAGATGAGGATAGAAAACAAACAACCCCGATCGGATGACCGGGGTTGTTTTTGGATTTATTGTGCGTGTTCGACTTATTTGTCGAATGTGAAGGTTGCGATCTCTGGAAGTTCGCCAACGATTGGGGCGAGGTACTTCTTGAAAGAGTCACAGATGTTGCAGCCATCAACGACATACTTGGTGTCGAGATGTTGAGTTTTCGCGGCTACATCAGAGAGTTCAATGCGATTGAATTCAACTTTGTATGGATCGTCGGAGACACGTTGGATGGCGATTGAACCATCGAGGTCGCCGGAAAGTGCGAGTTCAGCAGCACGACGGCCAGCTTGACGTGCTTCGGCTTGATCGACTTCGGAAACACAACCAACGAATGAACGCTGAAGGTAGCCGAAGGTATCCGCGCGGACACGGAGTTTTTCGCCTGTACGTGCACCGAGCTTGTCTTTGATGAGATCGGAGAGAAGATCGCCGAGAGCACCAGAGCCAGAAAGCTGAACGTTGCCGTGTGCATCTGTTTCGACGTTCTCCTGAAGCTTCGCAGCGATTGCTGTGCCATCCTTATCGGAAATACCTTCGGAAACGGCGATCAGGCAGCGACCGAACTTTTTGTAGACTTTTTCGACGTCGTCAATGAACTTACTTTCGTCGAATGGGGCTTCTGGGACATAGACCAGATGTGGCCCATCGTCGGTATTTTCGCGGCGGCCGAGAATGGAAGCAGCGGTGAGGAAGCCTGCGTGGCGACCCATGATGATGTTAATTTTGATGCCTGGGAGTGAGCGGTTGTCGAGGTTATCACCCATGAAGGCTTGTGCAACGAACTTGGCTGCTGAGCCAAAGCCTGGGGTGTGGTCGTTGAGGACGAGGTCATTGTCGACGGTTTTAGGGACGTGGAAGCAACGAAGCTCGTAACCTTCTTCTTTGGCGAGCTCGTTCACGATACGGCAAGTATCGGAAGAGTCATTGCCGCCAGCATAGAAGAAGTAACGGACGTTGTTCTTTTCGAATGCTTCAAAGATGCGTTTGCAGTATGCGGCATCTGGTTTATCGCGTGATGAGCCGAGTGCGGAAGATGGGCTATTGGCGATCTTGTTGAGGAAATCTTCGGTGCAATCTTGGAGCTCGATGAAATCGCCCTTGACGATGCCAGCGACAGCGTGATGAGCGCCGTAGATTTTTTCAACGCCGGGGTGACCTTTGAGGCCTTCGATTACGCCGACGAGAGATTGGTTGATGACCGCGGTTGGGCCGCCGGACTGACCGATGACCGCATTACCTTTCAGTAACTCACTCATAGGAGGGACTCCGAGTTTAAGTTTGGGGTTTTGATGTCAGGTACTCATGACAGAAGCAATGGTTGGACTGCAAAGGCATGGCAACCTGTTCTGGCTGTGGCCAGTTCCGGCAAGCCGAGGGCAACATCCGGTGGCTTGGTGATCCGGAGGTCAAAAAATTGACGCAAGTATTGTAGTGGTTTGAAGCTAATCCGACAAAATTGACCTGTGATTTGGTCAGAATATGGCCACTACCTAACGAAACATGATATGAGGTGTAAGTAACTATCTTAAATGATTTTACATAAAAACAACCCAACAACAAACACACGCGAACAATGGGGATTCAGCCAAGAATTGACCTTAAATTAGCCCGCGCGTTTAAGGATGGTGCAAAAAGGTGAAAGCATGGATCGTGATACAAAACCTTCATAAAAATATTCGCCTCACTGTGACGATTGTCTATTGTCTTGAACCCACGACCAATGATAGGGTAATCACTTAGCTTATATGAACCTTTATTGAAGCATTTCGCAATCATTTCAAATTCATCATATTTCATATTGAAAGGGTTCATGATGAAGAGTTTTGGATTTTTAAGGTATTCACTCATCACCGTATTCGCATTTGGGCTCGTATTCTCGTGTTCGAATGTCTATGCAGGCATCATGCTGGAATTTGACTACATCAGTCAAGGAAAGGACGCGGAAGAACAGGCTGTTG contains these protein-coding regions:
- a CDS encoding 6-phosphofructokinase; its protein translation is MSELLKGNAVIGQSGGPTAVINQSLVGVIEGLKGHPGVEKIYGAHHAVAGIVKGDFIELQDCTEDFLNKIANSPSSALGSSRDKPDAAYCKRIFEAFEKNNVRYFFYAGGNDSSDTCRIVNELAKEEGYELRCFHVPKTVDNDLVLNDHTPGFGSAAKFVAQAFMGDNLDNRSLPGIKINIIMGRHAGFLTAASILGRRENTDDGPHLVYVPEAPFDESKFIDDVEKVYKKFGRCLIAVSEGISDKDGTAIAAKLQENVETDAHGNVQLSGSGALGDLLSDLIKDKLGARTGEKLRVRADTFGYLQRSFVGCVSEVDQAEARQAGRRAAELALSGDLDGSIAIQRVSDDPYKVEFNRIELSDVAAKTQHLDTKYVVDGCNICDSFKKYLAPIVGELPEIATFTFDK